In Cyanobium sp. AMD-g, one genomic interval encodes:
- a CDS encoding NAD(P)H-quinone oxidoreductase subunit N, with the protein MASGLGTGALALQLNAGAIAPEVAVLLTLVVCLVVDLAGEKAASRWVPPICYGGLGASLVLLALQWDSPLEPSFLGSFLADNLAIAFRAVVAASTLISLLLSWRYVERSGTPMGEYAAILLAATLGAMFLCGSTDLVSIFISLETLSVASYLLAGYMKRDARSSEAALKYLLVGSAAAAVFLYGASLLYGLSGGATSLATIGLALQTSASPITALALVFVLATVAFKIAAVPFHQWTPDVYEGSPTPVVAFLSVGSKAAGFALAVRLLVGCFESFDAQWKFLFTVLAVLSMVLGNVVALAQTSMKRMLAYSSIGQAGFVMIGLVCGTEDGFSAMVLYMAAYLFMNLGAFACIILFSLRTGSDRIADYAGLYQKDPLITLGLSLCLLSLGGIPPMLGFFGKIYLFFAGWADHQYLLVVVGLVTSVVSIYYYISVIKMMVVKEPQEASDVVKAYPAITWNLAGMQPLRAALVGCVVITAVGGVLSSPLFDWASSTVAGTPILQQAIAAAAIAPLG; encoded by the coding sequence ATTGCTTCCGGTCTGGGCACCGGCGCCCTGGCCCTGCAGCTGAATGCCGGGGCGATCGCTCCGGAAGTGGCCGTCCTGCTCACGCTGGTGGTGTGCCTCGTGGTCGACCTGGCCGGAGAGAAAGCCGCCAGCCGCTGGGTGCCGCCGATCTGTTACGGAGGCCTGGGGGCTTCCCTGGTGCTGCTGGCCCTGCAGTGGGACAGCCCCCTGGAGCCCTCCTTCCTCGGTTCCTTCCTGGCCGACAACCTGGCGATCGCCTTCCGGGCGGTGGTGGCCGCCTCCACCTTGATCTCCCTGCTGCTGAGCTGGCGCTACGTGGAGCGCAGCGGCACGCCGATGGGGGAATACGCCGCGATCCTGCTGGCCGCCACCCTCGGGGCCATGTTCCTGTGCGGCTCCACCGACCTGGTGAGCATCTTCATTTCCCTGGAAACCCTCTCGGTCGCCAGCTATCTGCTGGCGGGGTACATGAAACGGGATGCGCGCAGCTCCGAGGCGGCTCTGAAATATCTGCTGGTGGGATCGGCCGCCGCCGCGGTGTTCCTCTACGGCGCCTCCCTGCTTTACGGCCTCAGCGGCGGTGCCACCAGCCTGGCCACGATCGGCCTGGCCCTGCAGACCAGCGCCTCGCCGATCACGGCCCTGGCCCTGGTGTTCGTGCTGGCCACGGTGGCGTTCAAGATCGCGGCGGTTCCTTTTCACCAGTGGACCCCCGACGTCTATGAGGGTTCCCCCACGCCGGTGGTCGCTTTTCTGTCGGTGGGCTCCAAGGCCGCCGGTTTCGCCCTGGCGGTGCGGCTGCTGGTGGGCTGTTTCGAGAGCTTCGATGCCCAGTGGAAGTTCCTGTTCACCGTGCTGGCGGTGCTGAGCATGGTGCTGGGCAACGTGGTGGCCCTGGCCCAGACTTCAATGAAGCGGATGCTGGCCTACAGCTCCATCGGTCAGGCCGGCTTCGTGATGATCGGCCTGGTGTGCGGCACCGAGGACGGCTTCTCGGCAATGGTGCTCTACATGGCGGCCTATCTGTTCATGAACCTGGGCGCCTTCGCCTGCATCATCCTGTTCTCTCTGCGCACCGGCAGCGACCGCATCGCTGACTACGCCGGCCTTTACCAGAAGGATCCCCTGATCACCCTGGGGCTGAGTCTGTGCCTGCTCTCCCTCGGTGGCATCCCGCCGATGCTGGGCTTCTTCGGCAAGATCTACCTCTTCTTCGCCGGCTGGGCCGACCATCAATACCTGCTGGTGGTGGTAGGTCTGGTCACCTCCGTGGTGTCGATCTACTACTACATCTCTGTGATCAAGATGATGGTGGTCAAAGAACCCCAGGAGGCCTCCGATGTGGTCAAGGCCTACCCCGCCATCACCTGGAATCTGGCGGGCATGCAGCCCCTGCGGGCCGCCCTGGTGGGCTGCGTGGTGATCACCGCCGTAGGCGGCGTCCTCTCCAGTCCCCTGTTCGACTGGGCCAGCTCCACCGTGGCCGGCACCCCGATCCTGCAGCAGGCCATCGCCGCCGCGGCCATCGCTCCACTGGGCTGA
- a CDS encoding ABC transporter ATP-binding protein codes for MDLPNPPVAELVRVSKVYGTGDTEVRALDDLSLTVQQGDYLAVMGASGSGKSTAMNILGCLDRPTSGSYRLNGTDVESLDDDALADLRNQQLGFVFQQFHLLPQLSAIDNVMLPMIYARVPKEERRRRALAALDRVGLSHRLENKPNQLSGGQQQRVALARAIINDPAMLLADEPTGALDSHTTEEVLSLFGDLNAQGITILLVTHESEVGARADRVVHFRDGRISG; via the coding sequence ATGGATCTCCCCAACCCACCGGTGGCCGAACTGGTCCGCGTCTCCAAGGTCTACGGCACTGGTGACACCGAGGTCCGGGCCCTCGACGACCTCTCCCTGACCGTGCAGCAGGGCGACTACCTGGCAGTGATGGGGGCCAGCGGCTCCGGCAAGAGCACGGCGATGAACATCCTCGGCTGCCTCGACCGGCCCACCTCCGGCAGCTACCGACTGAACGGCACTGATGTGGAAAGCCTCGATGACGACGCGCTGGCCGACCTGCGCAACCAGCAGCTGGGATTTGTGTTCCAGCAGTTCCATCTGCTGCCCCAGCTGAGTGCCATCGACAACGTGATGTTGCCGATGATCTATGCCCGCGTCCCCAAGGAGGAGCGACGCCGGCGGGCCCTGGCCGCCCTGGATCGGGTGGGCCTCTCCCACCGGCTGGAGAACAAGCCCAACCAGCTCTCCGGCGGCCAGCAGCAGCGGGTGGCCCTGGCCCGGGCGATCATCAACGACCCGGCCATGCTCCTGGCCGATGAGCCCACCGGCGCCCTTGATTCCCACACCACGGAGGAGGTGCTCAGCCTCTTCGGTGATCTCAATGCCCAGGGCATCACGATCCTGCTGGTGACGCACGAAAGCGAGGTGGGCGCCAGGGCCGACCGGGTGGTGCACTTCCGCGACGGCCGCATCAGCGGCTGA
- a CDS encoding M23 family metallopeptidase: MAPKPLTALTALTGGATVSWLAMPLVLAQAVPGPEAPAPPPQAPDPAPVLRPSVRIAAPVTRPEFQAPVQPLAPPPPVGGEAPPATIRPGTAERRPEPVRRFDASLDALVREGVVTPGERVRVRGSLLSPQEAATRSKACRAGALSVQECNSGVIIIGRGRKDGLSDGLGEADLAAGGSGIGFGGFGLDASPLPPITVPVSALLTGAGGSFRLTDVFRVTPRPAPIGGNGNQRLLFPLIGSAVTTSGFGWRLHPVIGSWLMHAGRDLAAPEGTPVVAALSGRVVSSGLAGGYGLAVEIEHDRPRRRTLYGHLSELYVKDGEMVRQGEVIGRVGSTGLSTGPHLHFELRLPQDGGWVATDPGDLDPGGSLLAGLAGPDGRGTTDAVALLMGQLIATLERPRSPLPLPGETLPLPAGRPSRG, encoded by the coding sequence ATGGCCCCCAAGCCCCTCACCGCCCTGACGGCCCTCACGGGCGGCGCCACGGTCTCCTGGCTGGCCATGCCCCTGGTGCTGGCCCAGGCCGTTCCTGGCCCCGAAGCGCCGGCCCCGCCACCCCAGGCACCAGACCCGGCCCCGGTCCTGCGCCCTTCGGTGAGGATCGCCGCGCCGGTCACCCGCCCCGAGTTCCAGGCCCCCGTCCAACCCCTGGCGCCGCCACCGCCGGTCGGCGGTGAGGCTCCTCCTGCCACCATCCGTCCCGGCACGGCGGAGCGCCGCCCCGAGCCGGTCCGCCGCTTCGATGCCTCCCTCGATGCCCTGGTTCGCGAAGGGGTGGTGACCCCTGGCGAGCGGGTGCGGGTGCGCGGCTCCCTGCTCTCGCCCCAGGAGGCGGCCACCCGCAGCAAGGCTTGCCGTGCCGGGGCGCTCTCGGTCCAGGAATGCAACAGCGGCGTGATCATCATCGGCCGTGGCCGCAAGGATGGTCTCTCCGACGGACTGGGAGAAGCGGACCTGGCGGCCGGGGGCAGCGGCATCGGCTTCGGCGGTTTCGGCCTCGACGCCTCCCCCCTGCCGCCGATCACCGTCCCCGTCAGCGCCCTGCTCACCGGCGCCGGTGGCAGCTTCCGGCTCACCGACGTGTTCCGGGTCACGCCCCGGCCTGCTCCGATCGGCGGCAACGGCAACCAGCGGCTGCTCTTCCCCCTGATCGGCTCAGCGGTCACCACCAGCGGCTTTGGCTGGCGCCTGCATCCGGTGATCGGCAGCTGGTTGATGCACGCGGGACGCGATCTGGCGGCCCCCGAGGGCACCCCGGTGGTGGCGGCCCTCTCCGGTCGCGTCGTCAGCAGCGGTCTGGCCGGCGGCTACGGCCTGGCGGTGGAGATCGAGCATGACCGCCCCCGTCGCCGCACCCTGTACGGCCACCTGTCCGAGCTCTACGTCAAGGACGGCGAGATGGTGCGCCAGGGTGAGGTGATCGGTCGGGTGGGCAGTACGGGCCTGAGCACCGGTCCCCACCTGCATTTCGAGCTGCGCCTGCCCCAGGATGGCGGCTGGGTCGCCACCGACCCGGGCGATCTCGACCCCGGCGGCAGCCTGCTCGCCGGCCTGGCCGGCCCGGACGGCCGTGGCACCACCGACGCGGTGGCCCTGCTGATGGGCCAGCTCATCGCCACCCTGGAACGGCCCCGCTCGCCCCTGCCTCTGCCCGGTGAAACGCTGCCCCTGCCGGCGGGACGCCCTTCACGCGGCTGA